GCCAAAGGGATGCCTTTCAAGTTAGAGAGAAATGGAAGGAGTAGGAAGACAAAAAGAGCCTGTGGAGTCCAACATAACAGATTTGGAGTGAAGACAAAGGAGAAAAATATGTAGTTTAAGGAGTGAATAAGAATACAAGAACCATGAAGAAACTCCATATCATCGtaatgtagtactccctccgatccataaaaagtgtcgccacttggtacaaaatttgtactaacttagtacaaaatgggtgacactttttatggatcggagggcaTACCAAACAAGAAGGTTCAAGTAACATTCCTCTTTTCACGGGTGACTATTAGACCTGCaatgaacaaaacaaagatGACTTTATATCTTACCTGGAATCCTGACCCAAAAGAGTTGACCACAAATATGTCAGGCCGCTTTCCCTGTGTAAATACACATACAACCAAACTATCATGCTTTTAGCCTCAGAAATTGCTTGAAATAACAATAGAATTTAGTTACAAAAAATATTGACATGTTCTCGTGCAATTATTGTTATTACGAACCTCAAGGCGTTTTGCACCATCAATGAAAACAAATTCCTGTCATagtataataataatatttaGAGCTGGGAATTTGGGATAACTGAAAATTTCATCAGAGGCACACCAGTAAGTGCACTCAACCTTGATTACGGATGCACCAGCGTGACATGCAGATGAAGCCATCAAAACCGCTGGCCAAAAAAGCTTGACATCGGATAGAAATGGACCACCATTTGCTCCACTGCATTCATAAAGTAAAAGCATGGCCAGGAAATACTCAAGATCCAAtcaacacaaaaataaaaatatttcacACCTGCCATATTAGTAGTGCACATTCACTGCAATGTTACCCTATCAGTGTCAATACGTGCTCATCAGCAGTATGGTACTTACACTAGTGTATCCATGATGTCTAGTATAACAGATAACTGGAAACTATTTAGAGAAATTACAAGAATCATCTGAggcacaaaaataaatagtcAAAACAAGGCTAAATGTTTCAATACACACCTCACTACTGATAGAATTACTCCAGTTGTGACAAGCAAGCAtccaaaaatttggtttgcTCTATATTTCCTTCCCAAAATGACAACAGATAAAATAAGCTGCCATACCAAAAAAGACTGCAAAACGAGGAGAAGCTTGTTAAGATGTAAACATTGAGTATGCATCAAATGACTGAAAACAAAGTACTGATAGGCATGCAAAGATCTTATATCAAGCATTGAAGATAGCAAGATTATTTAGGTGCTGCTTCAGGAAAGCTCTGAGGTTTTAACAAAAGAACATTCTGAAGAcgaatcacatttttttgtAGTATACGAAGAGGAATCAGAATAACATTGCAAAGATGGGATGGATGTTGCAATGTTGATACATGGTTAGATCTAAGCAGTACACAGAATGTTCACAACTAGCATAATTCCTACACTGAGAATTAAACCTGTCGAAAGTTTTAGACCTGTCATGTAAAATAGTCACATAGTACCTGAGACAACACTGGAATAGATGGCCCAGGCAACATTGCTGCGAAGACAGATaacaaataaatataaaaatcCATTTAGTTTTCATCTGAATCTAAAGAAACCATGCTTCTGATACTGCATCTGTTAAAATTATATGCATACTAAATACTGCATTTTGAAAGTAAAGTAGGGATATTCACCTCCCGCAGCCATGCCTGAAGCAATGCCTAGTGCTTCTAATAAGCCAATTAATATGAAGCGCGATTTAGGAAGCGCTAGCATTTCTTTACTGACAATACCAGCGTGATATCTTATGAAAAGAATAGAGAAATACACAATAACGTACCTGCAAAATTAAGGAAATATCGTGAGAACGTCAATTACCGTAGAAATCTCATcacaattattatttttacccTAGAATTAGAAACCGGTGTGTGCAAGCACTTAAGAAAATATCCTTGGAAGCATCAAACTTGCCCAAAGGTGAGGACTTGCGCAAGGAAGAAGGGGTAATTTTTCATGGGCACGAGAGCCAGCTTGTACAGCACCCGGTTCATCACCGCGAGCACCACCgtggccgccgcagccgcggtGATATTCGTTCCAGACCCACCACCACAATCACCTCCTCCCCCTGAATCACTAGCCGCCGCGGCTACACGCACGCCCCGCTTCTCAACGAGTCGCATCTCGCCACTATCAccgggggcagcggcggcgaggcgaaCGAGGCGCGCCGCAGGCGGGAGGGAGGCGCAGAGTGGCTTCGGGCCCCATTGGA
This is a stretch of genomic DNA from Brachypodium distachyon strain Bd21 chromosome 1, Brachypodium_distachyon_v3.0, whole genome shotgun sequence. It encodes these proteins:
- the LOC100838445 gene encoding protein CLT2, chloroplastic yields the protein MSVSLLLCSNLHYPQRPPPPPLLRGIQWGPKPLCASLPPAARLVRLAAAAPGDSGEMRLVEKRGVRVAAAASDSGGGGDCGGGSGTNITAAAAATVVLAVMNRVLYKLALVPMKNYPFFLAQVLTFGYVIVYFSILFIRYHAGIVSKEMLALPKSRFILIGLLEALGIASGMAAGAMLPGPSIPVLSQSFLVWQLILSVVILGRKYRANQIFGCLLVTTGVILSVVSGANGGPFLSDVKLFWPAVLMASSACHAGASVIKEFVFIDGAKRLEGKRPDIFVVNSFGSGFQALFVFLLLPFLSNLKGIPLAELPAYVNHGAACFLNIGGNLNDCHGAPLLPLLFITLNMAFNISVLNLVKMSTALVASLTATLAVPLSIYVLSLPLPYMPGGTSLSTSFLVGAAVLVLGLLLYNLPQNSSHGQKTD